A single genomic interval of Deltaproteobacteria bacterium harbors:
- a CDS encoding LemA family protein, which produces MTRSRTMLATVALLLIASTLSGCGYNRLVGLREAIDGAWAQVENQLQRRNDLIPNLIEVTKGYAAHEKGIFEAVANARARMLAAGGSRDAEIAASGELSSALSRLLALAESYPNLKADTQFARLSDELAGTENRIATERRRYNEVVQEYNTLAKTFPTVLTAKVFGFGEQKYFEVPESAKQVPQVKF; this is translated from the coding sequence ATGACGCGTTCACGAACGATGCTCGCGACGGTGGCGCTGCTGCTGATCGCCTCGACGCTCTCGGGTTGCGGCTACAACCGGCTCGTCGGCCTGCGCGAAGCGATCGACGGCGCCTGGGCACAGGTCGAGAACCAGCTGCAGCGGCGCAACGACCTGATCCCGAACCTCATCGAGGTGACCAAAGGCTACGCGGCCCACGAGAAGGGGATCTTCGAAGCGGTCGCGAACGCGCGCGCCCGCATGCTGGCGGCGGGCGGCTCGCGCGACGCGGAGATCGCGGCGTCCGGCGAGCTCTCGTCGGCGCTCTCGCGGCTCCTCGCGCTCGCCGAGAGCTATCCGAACCTGAAGGCCGACACGCAGTTCGCACGGCTCTCCGACGAGCTCGCCGGCACGGAGAACCGCATCGCCACGGAGCGGCGGCGCTACAACGAAGTCGTGCAGGAGTACAACACGCTCGCCAAGACCTTCCCGACGGTGCTCACGGCGAAAGTGTTCGGCTTCGGCGAGCAGAAGTACTTCGAGGTTCCCGAGAGCGCGAAGCAGGTGCCGCAAGTGAAGTTCTGA